In a genomic window of Amycolatopsis japonica:
- a CDS encoding LuxR C-terminal-related transcriptional regulator has product MPTIGTAPVFVARDAELAELVRVASRPPSVAVVEGEPGVGRSRLLEELAAHPALASRVVWSARCGSFSRPCRLAPLVDALLGKSAVAAAHAAGFSPVTGVLRRLVPEWSPWLPAFPENADAETVRQQEFRAVREVLTGCGPAVLVLDDVHCADDDTWEFLRGLAASPAAALSVVVSAGTCGPRRFPPLRETAAHLWLAAFTAVQVRTVLDSSFGRCAPDFAEAAHRRTSGIAVDLTALVQSVGDTAEALSVDRLASATVPPIVRSRVSGLMAAIGPAARDVVRAAAVLGSPAGEPDLGAVAACAEIENAVTEAVETGLLRDLGRGRYVSGSPLIAEAVYALLPGPQRCAMHGRAAARLSADAEPFASLIARHARLAGDIAAWTQWTGVAVDNAIEDGRTEEASRLLEAALRDTDLPRTARESFAVRLGRELPRSIAHAGTVRLLREILREWPLSKAARGEIRVHLGQVLINQVGKVEAGRLEIELGAADLGRRQALLARGLVTLALPHIGTVPVEENLRWLDEAEQVSKGEHDAGLLAAITANRLSARMQIADPEAWHEIADLPRAPESAEVCRQVARTYINLADAVAWNGHYPVARAYLATARRLIRDDHQPYLDALADGTELRLDLAMGEWASVAEKARAMLTRVDKDGSLAAEPLLVLGWYEYGQHRPTAALRSFDAAFALSAGSVPVQASAYAGRVAVHQAGKDLQAARRLAEFGLETVRRKNNWVWAAELMPFAVRTMLGLGQHVEARELLAEYRQGIDGKDAPVANASALLCRGMLTQARGETLAAGELLLGAAQAYSALPLPYFAAYADELAAGCFSEAGVRERAVASFTTAETTYASLGAAVDALRCRRSLRRCDPEMPRRGRKGYGEALSPRELEVARLAAQNLTNREIGERLFLSPRTVEIHVGRALRKLGLPSRTVLTADLLSDIP; this is encoded by the coding sequence CTCGGGAAGAGCGCCGTGGCCGCCGCCCACGCGGCGGGCTTCTCCCCGGTGACCGGTGTCCTGCGGCGGCTCGTTCCCGAATGGTCGCCGTGGCTGCCGGCGTTCCCGGAGAACGCGGACGCGGAGACCGTCCGGCAGCAGGAGTTCCGGGCCGTGCGAGAGGTGTTGACGGGCTGCGGTCCGGCGGTACTGGTACTCGACGACGTCCACTGCGCGGACGACGACACATGGGAGTTCCTGCGCGGGCTCGCGGCTTCCCCGGCGGCGGCGCTGAGCGTGGTGGTCAGCGCGGGAACGTGCGGGCCGCGGCGATTCCCGCCGTTGCGTGAGACCGCCGCGCATCTCTGGCTCGCGGCGTTCACCGCCGTCCAGGTGCGGACGGTGCTGGACTCCTCTTTCGGCCGCTGCGCACCGGATTTCGCCGAAGCGGCGCACCGGCGGACGTCCGGGATCGCCGTCGACCTGACGGCGTTGGTCCAGAGTGTCGGAGACACGGCCGAAGCGCTTTCGGTGGACAGGCTCGCGTCGGCGACCGTGCCGCCGATCGTGCGGAGCCGGGTTTCCGGGCTGATGGCGGCGATCGGGCCCGCCGCTCGGGATGTCGTCCGCGCGGCCGCGGTGCTGGGATCGCCCGCCGGGGAGCCGGATCTGGGCGCGGTCGCGGCGTGCGCGGAGATCGAGAACGCGGTCACCGAAGCCGTGGAAACGGGGCTGCTGCGGGATCTCGGCCGAGGCCGCTATGTCTCGGGGAGCCCGCTGATCGCCGAAGCCGTCTACGCGCTGCTCCCCGGGCCTCAGCGCTGCGCGATGCACGGACGTGCCGCGGCCCGGCTCTCCGCGGACGCCGAACCCTTCGCGTCGCTCATCGCCCGTCACGCGCGGCTGGCGGGCGACATCGCCGCGTGGACACAGTGGACCGGCGTCGCGGTCGACAACGCCATCGAAGACGGCCGGACCGAGGAAGCGAGCCGTCTGCTCGAAGCGGCCCTGCGGGACACGGATCTGCCGCGCACCGCGCGCGAATCGTTCGCCGTCCGGCTCGGCAGGGAACTGCCGCGCAGTATCGCGCACGCCGGCACGGTGCGGCTGCTGCGGGAGATCCTGCGCGAATGGCCGCTGAGCAAGGCCGCGCGGGGTGAGATCCGGGTCCACCTCGGACAGGTACTGATCAACCAGGTGGGCAAGGTCGAAGCGGGCAGGCTCGAAATCGAACTGGGCGCGGCCGACCTCGGCAGACGCCAGGCGCTGCTCGCCAGGGGGCTGGTCACCTTGGCGCTGCCGCATATCGGGACCGTCCCGGTCGAAGAGAACCTCCGTTGGCTCGACGAGGCCGAGCAGGTCAGCAAGGGGGAACACGACGCCGGGCTGCTCGCCGCGATCACCGCCAACCGGCTTTCGGCGCGGATGCAGATCGCCGATCCGGAGGCCTGGCACGAGATCGCCGATCTCCCGCGGGCACCGGAGTCGGCGGAGGTCTGCCGTCAGGTCGCCCGCACCTACATCAATCTGGCCGACGCGGTGGCATGGAACGGGCACTATCCGGTCGCGCGGGCCTACCTCGCGACCGCGCGGCGGCTGATCCGCGACGACCATCAGCCCTATCTCGACGCGCTCGCCGACGGCACGGAGCTGCGGTTGGATCTGGCGATGGGGGAGTGGGCGAGCGTCGCGGAGAAGGCGCGCGCGATGCTGACGCGGGTCGACAAGGACGGTTCGCTGGCGGCCGAGCCGCTGCTGGTGCTCGGCTGGTACGAGTACGGGCAGCACCGGCCGACGGCGGCCCTGCGCAGTTTCGACGCGGCGTTCGCGCTGTCCGCGGGCAGTGTCCCGGTGCAGGCTTCGGCGTACGCGGGGAGGGTGGCCGTCCATCAGGCGGGCAAGGATCTGCAGGCCGCCCGGCGCCTGGCCGAATTCGGCCTGGAAACCGTGCGCCGCAAGAACAACTGGGTCTGGGCGGCCGAGCTGATGCCGTTCGCCGTGCGCACCATGCTCGGGCTGGGACAGCACGTCGAGGCGCGAGAGCTGCTCGCGGAGTACCGGCAGGGCATCGACGGCAAGGACGCGCCGGTCGCCAACGCGTCGGCGTTGTTGTGCCGGGGCATGCTCACGCAAGCGCGTGGCGAGACACTGGCCGCCGGTGAACTGCTACTGGGCGCCGCGCAGGCCTACAGTGCCTTGCCACTCCCGTATTTCGCCGCCTACGCCGACGAACTCGCCGCCGGATGTTTCTCCGAAGCCGGGGTGCGGGAGCGTGCCGTCGCTTCCTTCACCACCGCGGAGACGACGTACGCGAGCCTCGGCGCCGCCGTGGACGCGCTGCGCTGCCGACGTTCGCTGCGGCGCTGCGATCCGGAGATGCCCCGGCGCGGGCGCAAGGGTTACGGCGAAGCGTTGTCCCCGAGGGAGCTCGAAGTCGCCCGGCTCGCCGCCCAGAACCTGACGAACCGGGAGATCGGGGAGCGGCTGTTCCTTTCGCCGAGGACGGTCGAGATCCACGTGGGACGAGCACTGCGCAAATTGGGATTGCCTTCGCGTACCGTCCTGACCGCTGATCTGCTCAGCGACATTCCCTAA
- a CDS encoding S1 family serine peptidase, whose amino-acid sequence MSRKRILGVVALTLAALAPAAGLAGAEPAGTLRAISPTDAAPMPTGGVHGQSIGGSPASVKDYPYVIAALREGGSRPKGQSCSGSVIAPRKVLVAAHCKELAGEKSVLYGLDDLKSAGGTQLKAVDYKTHPKFTQPWYGYDVAVITVDGDIPVPPGGYAKVATSADTGLETPGKDGFSLGYGKKDINDSTQDVTLHKLTLPIVNASQCTGVENGVDPKTMICAGYSDGRKTILPGDSGGPFVVNGKVTGLASWSRSDFRWYSVYSRLNNDMGDWVAEQIGGEQPGDAFTLAASPSSVKVLPGKYVSASVTSKPGKNGAEDITLSAAGLPEGAKATFQPATIKAGEVAKLTIETAAGTPEKAYQVTISGKGTTDTATAGLSLTVGAGEPPAGDLKVTVNPSSGSGRVGTLVSATVTAPGGTGSITFSASGAGLPLSPMFWPQSVSSGGSSTMQVFAPYSAGTYPVTVTAKDGGGKTATTTYTLTVQ is encoded by the coding sequence GTGAGCAGAAAACGGATCTTAGGCGTGGTCGCCCTGACCCTGGCCGCGCTGGCACCGGCGGCGGGTCTCGCCGGCGCGGAACCGGCCGGCACCCTTCGCGCAATCTCCCCGACCGACGCCGCGCCCATGCCGACGGGAGGCGTCCACGGCCAGAGCATCGGCGGCTCGCCCGCGTCGGTCAAGGACTACCCGTATGTCATCGCCGCCCTGCGGGAAGGCGGTTCGCGGCCGAAGGGCCAGAGCTGTTCCGGTTCCGTCATCGCGCCGCGGAAGGTCCTCGTCGCGGCCCACTGCAAGGAGCTGGCAGGCGAGAAGAGTGTCCTTTATGGACTCGACGACCTGAAGAGCGCGGGCGGTACCCAGCTGAAGGCCGTCGACTACAAGACACATCCCAAATTCACCCAGCCCTGGTACGGCTACGACGTCGCGGTGATCACCGTCGACGGTGACATCCCGGTGCCGCCCGGCGGCTACGCGAAGGTCGCCACGTCCGCCGACACCGGTCTGGAGACACCCGGCAAGGACGGGTTCAGCCTCGGCTACGGCAAGAAGGACATCAACGACTCCACCCAGGACGTCACGCTGCACAAGCTGACCCTGCCGATCGTGAACGCGAGCCAGTGCACCGGCGTGGAGAACGGCGTCGATCCGAAGACGATGATCTGCGCGGGCTACTCGGACGGCCGCAAGACCATCCTCCCCGGGGACAGCGGTGGCCCGTTCGTCGTCAACGGGAAGGTCACCGGCCTCGCTTCCTGGAGCCGTAGCGATTTCCGCTGGTACAGCGTCTACAGCAGGCTCAACAACGACATGGGTGACTGGGTCGCCGAACAGATCGGCGGCGAGCAGCCCGGTGACGCCTTCACGCTCGCGGCTTCGCCGTCGTCGGTGAAGGTCCTGCCGGGCAAGTACGTGTCGGCGAGCGTCACGAGCAAACCGGGCAAGAACGGCGCCGAGGACATCACGCTCTCCGCGGCCGGGCTGCCCGAGGGTGCCAAGGCCACCTTCCAGCCCGCGACGATCAAGGCGGGCGAGGTCGCCAAGCTGACCATCGAGACCGCCGCCGGAACTCCGGAAAAGGCCTATCAGGTCACGATTTCCGGGAAGGGGACCACCGACACGGCCACCGCGGGGCTTTCGCTCACCGTCGGCGCGGGCGAACCTCCCGCCGGTGATTTGAAGGTGACCGTGAACCCGTCCTCCGGGTCCGGCCGCGTGGGCACGCTCGTGAGCGCCACCGTCACCGCGCCCGGCGGCACCGGTTCGATCACGTTCTCCGCCAGTGGTGCCGGGCTGCCGCTCAGCCCCATGTTCTGGCCGCAGAGCGTTTCGAGCGGCGGCAGTTCGACCATGCAGGTCTTCGCGCCGTACAGCGCCGGTACATACCCGGTCACGGTGACCGCCAAGGACGGCGGCGGCAAGACCGCGACCACCACGTACACCCTCACCGTCCAGTGA
- a CDS encoding S8 family serine peptidase has translation MRDKTKTLLALGLLSPLLALGAGSAVAAEAEGTVIPAKEHYGDQYIVVLHDVAAAGQTASADLAKRYGGEVRSVWTAALRGFSAKSMTAAEARKLAADPSVKAVYEDGTARGTGTQQNPTWGLDRVDQKSLPLDKAYNYPNEGSGVTAYDLDSGINPSNPEYEGRASLGKDFMGGDGSDCHGHGSHTAGTIGSKTYGVAKKVKIVGLKVLGCNNSGPDSGIIDAVDWVTANAKKPAVANMSLTMDAPGVGDDAVKRSIASGVVYGVAAGNASTDACNTSPARVPEAITVNASDSADNRSSFSNYGSCTDIFAPGSNITSLSPSSGGSAVMNGTSMATPHVVGAAALYLSANPGATPQQVRDALVNGATAGVIKNAGSGSPNKLLNVSFIGSGGPGPNCGAKSNTTPVSIPDAGAAVTSSVTQEGCDGKASASLSVKVDVSHTYSADLVLDLIGPSGKAYRLKNSGGVGSAEGVHQTFSVDASGETANGTWKLSAQDVYRFDTGSIDGFTVTF, from the coding sequence ATGCGTGACAAGACGAAAACGCTGCTGGCGCTCGGGCTGCTGAGCCCGCTGCTCGCGCTCGGCGCCGGATCGGCCGTCGCCGCCGAAGCCGAAGGCACGGTGATCCCGGCCAAGGAGCACTACGGGGACCAGTACATCGTCGTCCTCCACGACGTCGCGGCTGCCGGACAGACGGCGTCCGCCGATCTGGCCAAACGATACGGCGGGGAGGTCCGTTCGGTCTGGACGGCGGCCCTCCGCGGGTTCTCGGCCAAGAGCATGACCGCGGCCGAGGCACGCAAACTTGCCGCGGACCCGTCGGTCAAGGCGGTGTACGAAGACGGCACCGCCCGCGGAACCGGCACTCAGCAGAACCCGACCTGGGGGCTGGACCGGGTCGACCAGAAGAGCCTTCCGCTCGACAAGGCCTACAACTACCCGAACGAGGGCTCGGGCGTCACCGCGTACGACCTCGACAGCGGTATCAACCCGTCGAACCCGGAGTACGAAGGCCGCGCCAGCCTCGGCAAGGACTTCATGGGCGGAGACGGCTCGGACTGCCATGGGCACGGCAGCCACACCGCGGGCACGATCGGCAGCAAGACCTACGGTGTCGCGAAGAAGGTCAAGATCGTCGGGCTGAAAGTGCTGGGGTGCAACAACTCCGGGCCTGACTCGGGCATCATCGACGCCGTCGACTGGGTGACGGCCAACGCGAAGAAGCCCGCCGTGGCGAACATGAGCCTGACCATGGACGCCCCGGGTGTCGGGGACGACGCGGTGAAGCGGTCGATCGCGTCGGGCGTCGTGTACGGGGTGGCGGCGGGCAACGCCTCCACCGACGCGTGCAACACGAGCCCGGCACGGGTGCCCGAGGCGATCACGGTCAACGCCTCGGACTCCGCCGACAACCGGTCTTCGTTCTCCAACTACGGAAGCTGCACCGACATCTTCGCGCCCGGCTCGAACATCACGTCGCTGAGCCCGAGCAGCGGCGGTTCCGCGGTGATGAACGGGACCTCGATGGCGACGCCGCACGTCGTCGGCGCGGCCGCGCTCTACCTGTCGGCCAACCCGGGAGCCACGCCGCAACAGGTGCGGGACGCGCTGGTGAACGGCGCGACCGCGGGTGTCATCAAGAACGCGGGCAGCGGTTCGCCGAACAAGCTGCTGAACGTGTCGTTCATCGGCAGCGGCGGCCCCGGGCCGAACTGCGGGGCGAAATCGAACACCACGCCGGTGTCCATTCCGGACGCCGGGGCGGCCGTGACCAGTTCCGTGACCCAGGAAGGCTGTGACGGCAAGGCTTCCGCGTCGTTGTCGGTCAAGGTGGACGTTTCGCACACCTACAGCGCCGACCTCGTGCTCGACCTGATCGGGCCGAGCGGCAAGGCCTACCGCCTCAAGAACTCGGGCGGTGTCGGCTCGGCCGAGGGTGTGCACCAGACCTTCTCCGTCGATGCCTCCGGTGAAACGGCCAACGGCACCTGGAAGCTGAGCGCTCAGGACGTCTACCGGTTCGACACCGGCAGCATCGACGGGTTCACCGTCACCTTCTGA
- a CDS encoding HPP family protein encodes MRHASPILLTAAGAGGVAAAGMGSGVGPAASAPLAASLALVLANPALPSARPVAVFGGHALAVVAGVLAAFALPRGPVAVAVAAATGFGAMLLFRVVHPPAVASGCLMVLQPWPTGVFLIGAAATLAVALLLHTRFSRDIGGAAESDPADGSLPAPAGESQ; translated from the coding sequence GTGAGACACGCGTCGCCGATACTGCTGACCGCGGCGGGTGCGGGCGGGGTGGCCGCCGCGGGAATGGGCTCCGGTGTCGGGCCGGCGGCGTCGGCACCGCTCGCCGCCAGTCTCGCCCTGGTGCTCGCCAATCCGGCCCTCCCGTCCGCCCGGCCGGTCGCGGTCTTCGGCGGCCACGCGCTCGCCGTGGTGGCCGGGGTCCTCGCCGCGTTCGCGCTGCCGCGCGGTCCGGTGGCCGTCGCGGTCGCGGCGGCCACCGGATTCGGCGCCATGCTGCTCTTCCGGGTGGTGCATCCGCCCGCCGTCGCCTCCGGCTGCCTGATGGTCCTGCAGCCGTGGCCCACCGGCGTGTTCCTGATCGGTGCGGCGGCCACACTGGCAGTCGCGTTGCTCCTGCACACCAGGTTCAGCCGCGACATCGGCGGGGCCGCCGAAAGCGACCCCGCCGATGGTTCCCTCCCCGCCCCTGCCGGCGAGTCTCAGTGA
- a CDS encoding carboxymuconolactone decarboxylase family protein: protein MPRIPQLTEHPLLTDVRTQIGRVPNLYAAMANGPAALSGYLALRDALTRGELTARERELLALFTAQRNECGYCLAAHTFRGEKMRIPAVELDKAREAESPDPHTRAVLRLADAVMAHRGRVPDERLAEARADGVTDAQVAEVVAHIALNVLSNYFNHVAEPDLDFPAVSQ from the coding sequence GTGCCCCGAATCCCCCAGCTCACCGAGCATCCGTTGCTGACCGACGTCCGTACCCAGATCGGCCGGGTGCCCAACCTCTATGCCGCGATGGCCAACGGCCCGGCGGCGCTGAGCGGCTACCTCGCCTTGCGCGACGCCCTCACGCGCGGCGAACTGACCGCGCGCGAGCGCGAGTTGCTCGCGCTGTTCACCGCGCAGCGCAACGAATGCGGCTACTGCCTCGCCGCGCACACCTTCCGCGGCGAGAAGATGCGCATCCCCGCCGTCGAACTGGACAAGGCCCGCGAGGCGGAAAGCCCCGACCCGCACACCCGCGCGGTGCTCCGGCTGGCGGACGCCGTCATGGCCCACCGCGGCCGCGTCCCCGACGAGCGGCTGGCCGAGGCCCGCGCGGACGGCGTCACCGACGCGCAGGTCGCCGAGGTGGTCGCCCATATCGCGCTCAACGTGCTGTCCAACTACTTCAACCACGTGGCCGAACCCGACCTCGACTTCCCCGCGGTGTCCCAGTGA
- a CDS encoding TetR/AcrR family transcriptional regulator: MGTRARERLLSTAEELFYAGGIRAVGIDRILEESGVGKASLYRHFPSKDALVEAVLRERDRTWRHWLSSTVDGYRLAPEDRILAVFDALFERFSRKDFRGCAFINTMVETADPASPVHAVAAEHKAALTEYLAGLLADAGRAEVGELAAQLVLIVDGAIVTAVRENAPDAAVRGKGIAAALLR, translated from the coding sequence GTGGGAACCCGAGCGCGCGAGCGGCTGCTGAGCACGGCCGAAGAGCTGTTCTACGCCGGAGGCATCCGCGCGGTCGGCATCGATCGCATCCTGGAGGAGTCCGGCGTCGGCAAGGCGTCGCTCTATCGGCATTTCCCGAGCAAGGACGCGCTGGTCGAAGCGGTGCTGCGGGAACGGGACCGCACCTGGCGGCACTGGCTCTCCAGCACTGTCGACGGCTACCGTCTCGCTCCGGAGGACCGGATCCTGGCGGTTTTCGACGCCCTCTTCGAACGCTTCTCCCGCAAGGACTTCCGCGGCTGCGCCTTCATCAACACCATGGTGGAGACGGCGGATCCGGCGAGCCCCGTGCACGCCGTCGCGGCCGAGCACAAGGCGGCGCTGACCGAGTACCTGGCCGGTCTGCTCGCCGACGCGGGGCGGGCTGAGGTGGGGGAACTCGCCGCGCAGCTCGTTTTGATCGTGGATGGTGCGATCGTGACCGCGGTGCGCGAGAACGCGCCGGATGCGGCTGTTCGGGGTAAGGGGATCGCTGCCGCCTTGTTGCGCTGA